In Synechococcus sp. CB0101, a genomic segment contains:
- a CDS encoding peroxiredoxin, giving the protein MAAALSSGDRAPLIALADQHGTEQRSDQLGGKALVLFFYPKDDTPGCTMEACAFRDSYSDLQAMGAEVWGVSGDNAASHQRFAQRHNLPYPLLVDKGNQLRKAFGVPSVLGLLPGRVTYVIDGEGVIRHVFNNLLDGPAHRREAIEALKALRQP; this is encoded by the coding sequence TTGGCAGCAGCCCTGAGCAGCGGCGATCGCGCACCCCTGATTGCCCTCGCCGATCAGCACGGCACCGAACAACGCAGCGATCAACTTGGCGGCAAAGCCCTGGTGCTCTTCTTCTATCCCAAAGACGACACCCCTGGCTGCACGATGGAGGCCTGCGCCTTTCGCGATAGCTACAGCGATCTGCAGGCCATGGGCGCCGAGGTGTGGGGCGTGAGCGGCGATAACGCCGCCAGCCATCAGCGCTTTGCCCAGCGCCACAACCTCCCCTACCCCCTACTGGTGGACAAAGGCAATCAACTGCGCAAGGCCTTCGGTGTGCCGAGCGTGTTGGGACTGCTGCCGGGCCGCGTCACCTATGTGATCGATGGCGAGGGAGTGATTCGCCATGTGTTCAACAACTTGCTCGATGGTCCGGCCCATCGCCGCGAAGCGATCGAGGCTCTCAAGGCACTGCGACAGCCATGA
- the murI gene encoding glutamate racemase, which translates to MSGAPIGIFDSGLGGLSVWRQVVHHLPDESVIYLADQAHVPYGQRSAQEIQAYCSEIAGQLIAMGCKAIVVACNTASAVALEPLRQAFPQLPILGLEPAVKPAVELTNSGVVGVMATPATFQGELYRATVGRWAGDVQVVEQVCIGLADLVEIGELEGERCDALLRSFLNPMLEAGADTIVLGCTHYPFVIEAIRRLVGPGLAVLDPAPAVARHLGEVLTAQGLLNGSSAGRELRFFTSAQPDRFDRSVGRLVGARCRSQPLVWHQGHLHHG; encoded by the coding sequence ATGAGCGGAGCTCCCATCGGCATCTTTGATTCCGGATTGGGGGGCTTGAGTGTCTGGCGGCAGGTGGTGCATCACCTGCCGGATGAATCGGTGATCTACCTGGCAGATCAGGCCCATGTGCCCTACGGCCAGCGATCGGCCCAGGAGATCCAGGCCTATTGCAGTGAGATTGCAGGCCAGCTGATCGCCATGGGTTGCAAAGCAATCGTGGTGGCCTGCAACACCGCATCGGCCGTGGCGCTGGAGCCGTTGCGTCAGGCCTTTCCGCAGCTGCCGATCCTTGGGCTTGAACCGGCCGTGAAGCCGGCTGTAGAGCTCACCAACAGCGGAGTGGTGGGGGTGATGGCCACCCCCGCCACCTTCCAGGGGGAGCTCTACCGGGCCACGGTGGGGCGCTGGGCCGGTGATGTGCAGGTGGTGGAGCAGGTCTGCATCGGCTTGGCTGACCTGGTGGAAATCGGGGAGCTGGAAGGGGAGCGTTGTGATGCTCTGCTGCGCAGCTTCCTCAACCCGATGCTTGAGGCGGGTGCCGACACCATCGTGCTCGGCTGCACCCACTACCCCTTCGTGATTGAGGCGATTCGCCGGCTGGTGGGCCCTGGTCTGGCTGTGCTCGACCCTGCCCCGGCCGTTGCGCGCCACCTCGGGGAGGTGCTTACGGCTCAGGGCTTGTTGAACGGCAGCTCCGCCGGCCGTGAGCTGCGGTTTTTCACGAGTGCGCAACCCGACCGCTTCGATCGCTCGGTGGGCCGACTGGTGGGTGCCCGTTGCAGGAGTCAGCCCCTCGTCTGGCATCAGGGCCATTTGCATCACGGATGA
- a CDS encoding ABC transporter ATP-binding protein, translated as MAAIRFGLIGRYLRPYRRTVLLGVAALVVVNLLSVALPLLVRGVIDDLQDGFTFSDVLRQAALIIALATVMGGVRLWSRMLVFGVGRQVEASLKQQIFDHMLRQEPGWVQTTGSGEVISRATSDVENVRRLLGFAVLSLTNTVLAYALTLPAMLAIDPLLSLAAVGLYPLMLVTVRLFGGRMMRQQRRQQEALAQLSDLIQEDLSGINAIKIYGQEATERQAFETRNRRYRDDALQLARTRSTLFPLLEGISSVSLLLLLALGSGQLETGRLSIGDLVALILYVERLVFPTALLGFTLNTFQTGQVSLERVEELLRRKPQVTSPAQPQEIAPPQQAGRRAASVEAHNLSLRYPDADRLALDGVSFRLEPGELVAVVGPVGCGKTTLARALGRMVEVPEGALFLNGTDITQVELDQLRRQVALVPQEGYLFTATLADNLRYGEPSAGQEQVEAAAIQARLEGDIRGFPDGYSTLVGERGITLSGGQRQRTALGRALLVQAPLLVLDDALASVDNNTAADILQSVRSQQDRTILMISHQLSAAAACDRILVMDGGRLVQQGHHNELVQQSGTYRRLWEREQAEQQLSQAA; from the coding sequence CGCTGCTGGTGCGCGGCGTGATCGATGACCTGCAGGATGGTTTCACCTTCAGCGATGTGCTCCGTCAAGCCGCGCTGATCATCGCCCTGGCCACCGTGATGGGTGGCGTGAGGCTGTGGTCACGCATGTTGGTGTTCGGCGTGGGACGCCAGGTAGAAGCGAGCCTCAAGCAGCAGATCTTCGATCACATGCTCCGCCAGGAGCCGGGTTGGGTGCAGACCACCGGCAGCGGAGAAGTGATCAGCCGCGCCACCAGCGACGTGGAAAACGTGCGGCGCCTGCTCGGTTTCGCCGTGCTCAGCCTCACCAACACGGTGCTGGCCTATGCCCTCACACTGCCGGCGATGCTCGCCATCGATCCCCTGCTCAGCCTGGCGGCGGTGGGGCTCTACCCCTTAATGCTGGTCACCGTGCGCCTGTTCGGTGGGCGGATGATGCGGCAGCAGCGGCGCCAGCAGGAAGCCCTCGCCCAGCTCAGCGATCTGATCCAGGAAGACCTCTCCGGGATCAATGCAATCAAGATCTACGGCCAGGAGGCCACCGAACGGCAAGCCTTCGAAACCCGCAATCGCCGCTACCGCGACGACGCGCTGCAGCTAGCCCGCACCCGCAGCACCTTGTTTCCGCTGCTGGAGGGCATCTCCTCGGTGAGCCTGCTACTGCTGCTCGCCCTGGGCAGCGGCCAGCTGGAAACCGGGCGCCTGAGCATTGGCGATCTGGTGGCGTTAATCCTGTATGTGGAGCGCTTGGTCTTCCCCACCGCACTGCTGGGCTTCACCCTCAACACCTTCCAGACCGGCCAGGTGAGCCTTGAGCGGGTGGAAGAGCTGCTGCGGCGCAAACCACAGGTCACCTCACCGGCGCAGCCTCAGGAGATCGCCCCACCGCAGCAGGCCGGCCGCCGGGCCGCCTCTGTGGAGGCCCACAACCTTTCGCTGCGCTATCCCGATGCAGATCGCCTGGCGCTTGATGGCGTGAGCTTCCGCCTGGAACCGGGCGAACTGGTGGCGGTGGTGGGCCCGGTGGGCTGCGGCAAAACCACCCTGGCCCGGGCCCTGGGCCGCATGGTGGAGGTACCCGAGGGCGCGCTGTTCCTCAACGGCACCGACATCACCCAGGTGGAGCTCGATCAACTGCGCCGCCAGGTGGCCCTGGTGCCGCAGGAGGGCTACCTGTTCACCGCCACCCTGGCCGACAACCTGCGCTACGGCGAACCCAGTGCCGGCCAGGAGCAGGTGGAGGCTGCCGCGATCCAGGCACGGCTCGAGGGAGACATCCGCGGCTTCCCCGATGGTTACAGCACGCTCGTGGGAGAACGGGGCATCACCCTCAGCGGCGGCCAGCGGCAGCGCACCGCCCTGGGCAGGGCCCTGCTGGTGCAGGCCCCGCTTCTGGTGCTCGACGATGCGCTGGCGAGCGTGGACAACAACACCGCCGCCGACATCCTCCAATCGGTGCGCAGCCAGCAGGACCGCACGATCCTGATGATCAGCCACCAGCTCTCGGCCGCCGCCGCCTGCGATCGCATCCTGGTGATGGATGGCGGCCGCCTGGTGCAGCAAGGCCACCACAACGAGCTTGTGCAGCAGAGCGGCACCTACAGACGGCTCTGGGAGCGCGAGCAGGCAGAGCAGCAGCTGAGCCAGGCAGCCTGA
- a CDS encoding N-acetylmuramoyl-L-alanine amidase: protein MSGLALVAALPIVALGSALPAWAGSALAAWRISRSGALELRTPPGTSIEAFFEEGRGLVGPKLWLDLPGAPSRSRSVRGNGAIREVRVGRPSDNTTRLVVEFRPGTKLDPTELRLVGTSADRWQMQLGEVVSGINPFGEGDLDAPSTPSWRARPPAAGVPSGPMPSVEGLPTVPRNRYKVVIDPGHGGPDPGAVGINGLRETDVVLDVSLQVAQILQAKGVQVLLTRTSEVDVDLPPRVALANNNRADLFLSIHANALSMSRPDVNGIETFYFQDGPSRRLAEAVQVQMLRVSPGSPDRGARPGRFFVIRRTVMPAALAEMGFVTGQLDSPRLADPAFRRRMAVAIATGLLNYLVANP, encoded by the coding sequence TTGTCGGGGCTGGCCCTGGTCGCCGCCCTGCCCATCGTGGCGCTGGGTTCAGCCTTGCCCGCCTGGGCTGGAAGCGCCCTGGCCGCCTGGCGGATCAGCCGCTCGGGTGCCTTGGAGTTGCGCACGCCGCCTGGCACCAGCATCGAGGCGTTTTTTGAGGAGGGTCGCGGCCTGGTGGGCCCCAAGCTTTGGCTGGATCTCCCCGGTGCTCCCTCCCGCAGCCGCAGCGTGCGCGGCAATGGCGCCATCCGTGAAGTGAGGGTTGGCCGGCCCAGCGACAACACCACACGCCTGGTGGTGGAGTTCCGCCCCGGCACCAAGCTCGATCCCACGGAGCTGCGCTTGGTGGGTACCAGTGCCGACCGTTGGCAGATGCAGCTGGGTGAGGTGGTGAGCGGGATTAACCCCTTCGGCGAGGGTGATCTCGACGCTCCATCCACGCCGAGCTGGAGGGCGCGTCCTCCAGCCGCCGGGGTTCCTTCCGGGCCGATGCCCTCGGTGGAGGGCCTGCCCACCGTGCCGAGGAATCGCTACAAGGTGGTGATTGATCCAGGCCATGGCGGCCCCGACCCCGGGGCTGTGGGGATCAATGGATTGCGGGAAACCGATGTGGTGCTCGATGTGAGCCTGCAGGTGGCCCAGATCCTTCAGGCCAAAGGCGTGCAGGTGTTGCTGACGCGCACCTCGGAAGTGGATGTCGACCTGCCGCCGCGGGTGGCCCTCGCCAACAACAACCGCGCTGATTTGTTTTTGAGCATTCATGCCAATGCGCTGAGCATGTCGCGCCCGGATGTGAATGGCATCGAAACCTTCTATTTCCAGGACGGGCCCTCCAGGCGACTGGCCGAAGCGGTGCAGGTGCAGATGCTGCGGGTGTCTCCAGGGAGCCCCGATCGCGGTGCACGCCCGGGTCGCTTCTTTGTGATCCGCCGCACCGTGATGCCGGCGGCCCTGGCCGAGATGGGCTTTGTCACGGGTCAGCTGGATTCGCCGCGATTGGCGGATCCCGCCTTCCGCCGGCGGATGGCGGTGGCGATTGCCACTGGGTTGCTCAACTACCTGGTGGCCAATCCATGA
- the acs gene encoding acetate--CoA ligase, whose product MSEAQTSPATGTTIESVLQEQRVFEPPAALAAGAAIGSLEAYSQLAAQAQQDPDQFWGEAARRELHWFEPFHTVLDWSHPPFARWFEGGTTNLSFNCLDRHLEGARADKTALIWEGEPGDKRTFTYRQLHAEVCKAANALKALGIGKGDLVALYMPMVPEAAIAMLACARIGAPHSVVFGGFSADALRDRLIDGEAKAVITADGGFRKDKPVPLKPAVDEALSGNGGAPSVEHVLVVRRIEGDCAMQSGRDHWWHELVDAQSAECPAEPMASEDRLFVLYTSGSTGKPKGVVHTTAGYNLWAHLTFQWIFDLKENDIHWCTADVGWITGHSYIVYGPLSNGATTVMYEGAPRPSKPGAFWEVIQKHQCTIFYTAPTAIRAFMKSGREVPDQYDMSSLRILGTVGEPINPEAWIWYRDVIGGNRCPIVDTWWQTETGGVMISPLPGATPTKPGSATLPLPGIQADIVDHDGNSQPADQGGYLAIRRPWPGMMRTVHGDPDRFRKSYWEEIRPADGSWLYFAGDGARRDSDGYFWVMGRVDDVINVSGHRLGTMEIESALVSHPAVAEAAVVGRPDDLKGEGIVAFVTLEAGRSGDEALIAELRGHVGKEIGPIARPDVIKFSDALPKTRSGKIMRRILRALAAGQEVSGDTSTLEDRSVLDALRV is encoded by the coding sequence ATGTCTGAGGCCCAGACCAGCCCCGCCACCGGCACCACGATCGAATCGGTGCTGCAGGAGCAGCGGGTGTTTGAGCCGCCGGCAGCCTTGGCGGCCGGCGCGGCCATCGGTTCGCTGGAGGCCTACAGCCAGTTGGCGGCCCAGGCCCAGCAGGATCCTGATCAGTTCTGGGGTGAGGCAGCCCGTCGTGAGCTGCACTGGTTCGAGCCCTTCCACACGGTGCTGGATTGGAGCCATCCACCCTTCGCCCGCTGGTTTGAAGGGGGCACCACCAACCTCAGCTTCAACTGCCTCGATCGTCACCTCGAGGGTGCACGTGCCGACAAGACCGCGCTGATCTGGGAGGGGGAGCCCGGCGATAAGCGCACCTTCACCTACCGGCAACTGCACGCAGAGGTGTGCAAAGCCGCCAATGCCCTCAAAGCGCTTGGGATCGGCAAGGGCGATCTGGTGGCGCTCTATATGCCGATGGTGCCGGAGGCTGCCATCGCCATGCTGGCCTGCGCCCGCATCGGCGCTCCCCATTCGGTGGTGTTTGGCGGGTTTTCGGCCGATGCCCTGCGCGATCGCCTGATCGACGGCGAGGCCAAGGCGGTGATCACCGCAGACGGCGGCTTCCGCAAAGACAAACCGGTGCCGCTCAAGCCAGCGGTGGATGAGGCCCTTTCCGGCAATGGCGGAGCCCCGAGCGTGGAGCACGTGCTGGTGGTGCGCCGCATTGAGGGCGACTGCGCCATGCAGAGCGGCCGCGACCACTGGTGGCACGAGCTGGTGGATGCCCAGAGCGCCGAGTGCCCGGCCGAGCCGATGGCCAGTGAAGACCGCCTGTTTGTGCTGTACACCTCAGGCTCCACCGGTAAGCCGAAGGGGGTGGTGCACACCACCGCCGGTTACAACCTCTGGGCCCATCTCACCTTCCAGTGGATCTTCGATCTCAAGGAGAACGACATCCACTGGTGCACCGCCGATGTGGGTTGGATCACCGGCCACAGCTACATCGTCTACGGGCCGTTGTCGAACGGCGCCACCACCGTGATGTACGAGGGTGCGCCGCGGCCCAGTAAGCCCGGCGCCTTCTGGGAGGTGATCCAGAAGCACCAGTGCACGATCTTCTACACAGCCCCCACCGCGATCCGCGCCTTCATGAAGAGCGGCCGCGAGGTGCCGGATCAATACGACATGAGCTCGTTGCGGATCCTCGGCACCGTGGGTGAGCCGATCAACCCCGAGGCCTGGATCTGGTATCGCGATGTGATCGGCGGCAACCGCTGCCCGATCGTGGACACCTGGTGGCAGACCGAAACTGGTGGCGTGATGATCAGCCCGCTGCCCGGCGCAACACCCACCAAGCCAGGCTCCGCCACCCTGCCGCTGCCCGGCATCCAGGCCGACATCGTTGACCACGACGGCAACTCTCAGCCCGCCGATCAAGGCGGCTACCTCGCGATCCGCCGGCCTTGGCCCGGAATGATGCGCACGGTGCACGGCGATCCCGATCGCTTCCGTAAGAGCTATTGGGAGGAGATTCGACCCGCCGACGGCTCCTGGCTCTACTTCGCCGGCGATGGTGCCCGCCGCGACAGCGATGGCTACTTCTGGGTGATGGGCCGCGTCGATGACGTGATCAACGTCAGTGGTCACCGCCTCGGCACGATGGAAATTGAGAGCGCGCTGGTGAGCCATCCGGCGGTGGCGGAGGCCGCCGTGGTGGGCCGCCCCGATGATCTGAAGGGCGAAGGGATTGTGGCCTTTGTGACCCTGGAGGCAGGCCGTAGCGGTGATGAGGCCCTGATCGCTGAGTTGCGCGGCCATGTGGGCAAGGAGATCGGTCCGATCGCCCGCCCCGATGTGATCAAGTTCAGCGATGCCCTGCCCAAGACCCGCAGCGGCAAGATCATGCGCCGCATCCTGCGTGCGTTGGCTGCCGGCCAGGAGGTGAGCGGCGACACCTCCACACTCGAGGATCGCTCCGTGCTCGACGCGCTGCGCGTTTGA
- the sds gene encoding solanesyl diphosphate synthase, translated as MATVAELLQPVEADLEALLSDLRSLIGAGHPILQAAAEHLFSAGGKRLRPGIVLLVSRALAADGELTARHRRLAEITEMIHTASLVHDDVVDEASTRRGVDTVHSRFNHRVAVLAGDFLFAQASWHLANLDDLEVVKLLSRVIMDLADGEVKQGLFRYDTGQSFETYLEKSYCKTASLIANSARAAGVLSGLPAHQLDELYRFGRQLGLAFQVVDDILDFTGSDQQLGKPAASDLATGYLTAPALYALEEHPALAGLIEREFSEDGDLDQALELVRNSQAIQRSRALAEGFANEAREAISWLPASDCRSALLALPEFVLSRLY; from the coding sequence ATGGCCACGGTTGCAGAGCTGCTTCAGCCCGTCGAGGCCGACCTCGAGGCCCTGCTGAGCGATCTGCGCAGCCTGATTGGAGCGGGGCACCCGATTCTTCAGGCTGCTGCAGAGCATCTGTTCAGCGCCGGAGGCAAGCGTCTGCGCCCCGGCATCGTGTTGCTGGTGTCTCGCGCCCTCGCCGCGGATGGTGAGCTCACCGCTCGGCATCGGCGCCTGGCGGAGATCACGGAGATGATCCACACCGCCTCGCTCGTGCACGACGACGTGGTGGATGAGGCCAGCACCCGCCGTGGTGTTGACACCGTGCACAGCCGTTTCAACCACCGTGTGGCGGTGCTGGCCGGCGATTTCTTGTTTGCCCAGGCCAGCTGGCATCTCGCCAACCTCGATGACCTCGAGGTGGTGAAGCTGCTCTCCCGCGTGATCATGGATCTCGCCGATGGCGAGGTGAAGCAGGGCCTGTTCCGTTACGACACCGGCCAGAGCTTCGAGACCTACCTCGAAAAGAGCTACTGCAAAACCGCCTCCCTGATCGCCAACAGCGCCCGAGCCGCAGGCGTTCTCAGCGGCCTGCCGGCCCATCAGCTTGATGAGCTCTATCGCTTTGGCCGCCAGCTCGGATTGGCCTTCCAGGTGGTCGACGACATTCTTGATTTCACCGGCAGCGATCAACAGCTGGGTAAACCGGCCGCCAGCGATCTGGCGACGGGTTATCTCACCGCTCCGGCCCTCTATGCCCTCGAGGAGCATCCAGCCCTGGCGGGACTGATTGAACGCGAGTTCAGCGAAGACGGTGATCTCGATCAAGCCCTCGAGCTGGTGCGCAACAGCCAGGCGATTCAGCGCTCCCGCGCCCTGGCGGAAGGGTTTGCCAATGAGGCCCGAGAAGCCATCAGTTGGTTGCCGGCTTCCGATTGCCGCAGTGCGCTGCTGGCGCTGCCCGAGTTCGTGCTCAGCCGGCTCTACTGA
- a CDS encoding DUF1350 family protein — protein MQFIGGSYLAATPQLSYRRLLEALSRRGLAIQAWSYVPGFDHQAQANEAWKLFRSARPENLPALRLGHSLGCKLHLLAPDNGRGCSGLAALSFNNFSAERSVPLLAELGPRLGIQSEFSPSPSETLRLVGANYRQANNLLVRFNRDGIDQSPRLLAVLQQRPGDHSELLEKPGDHLTPASAGLRQNLLGSWADDPARQRQIDSLAETICRWWQPALLQR, from the coding sequence GTGCAGTTCATCGGCGGGAGCTACCTCGCCGCTACACCTCAACTCAGCTACCGGCGCCTGCTGGAGGCCCTGAGCCGTCGTGGCTTGGCGATCCAGGCCTGGAGTTATGTGCCGGGTTTTGATCATCAGGCCCAGGCCAATGAAGCCTGGAAACTGTTCCGCTCCGCCCGCCCCGAAAACCTGCCCGCCCTGCGCCTGGGCCACAGCCTGGGCTGCAAATTGCACCTGCTGGCACCTGACAACGGCCGGGGCTGCAGCGGCTTGGCCGCTTTGAGCTTCAACAACTTCTCGGCCGAGCGCAGCGTGCCGCTGCTGGCGGAGCTGGGACCGCGCCTGGGGATCCAGAGCGAATTCAGCCCCTCCCCCAGCGAAACCCTGCGCCTGGTGGGTGCGAACTACCGCCAGGCCAACAACCTGCTGGTGCGCTTCAACCGCGATGGCATCGATCAGTCGCCGCGGCTGCTGGCGGTGCTGCAGCAACGACCCGGCGATCACTCCGAACTGCTGGAGAAGCCCGGCGATCACCTCACCCCCGCCAGTGCTGGCCTGCGCCAGAACCTGCTGGGCAGCTGGGCTGATGATCCTGCGCGGCAACGGCAGATCGACTCCCTCGCAGAGACGATCTGCCGTTGGTGGCAACCGGCGCTGTTGCAGCGCTGA
- a CDS encoding 3'-5' exonuclease, with the protein MAPAEPLQPWEQVDLLSLMQAPVAASPQAPPEPDRPEPVAELQPESEPESKSAPEPQSAPEPLPEIPAPLVPQRLLILDTETTGLDPQRDRCIELGAVLFDVPRRSVLSQVSLLLPCEQNPAQAVNGIDPRLTQQPQPWQQGLQWFEALLAASDVVVAHNAAFDRQWFGIAPLPAIDKPWLCSMEDIRWPADRHLRSNPSVRDLALAYSVPVWAAHRALTDCIYLAQVFERCSDLEPLLQQGLEPRRLYRARLSYEERHKAREAGFRWNEPVSGAWSRRLSEREAALLTFPVVPVEGDQQRRSA; encoded by the coding sequence ATGGCCCCGGCTGAACCTCTGCAACCCTGGGAGCAGGTGGACCTGTTGAGCCTGATGCAGGCTCCGGTTGCGGCATCGCCTCAGGCTCCTCCTGAGCCGGATCGGCCGGAGCCGGTTGCTGAGCTCCAGCCCGAGTCCGAGCCGGAATCCAAGTCAGCGCCTGAACCCCAGTCAGCGCCTGAGCCTCTGCCTGAAATCCCTGCACCTCTGGTGCCCCAGCGGCTGTTGATCCTCGACACCGAAACCACCGGCCTCGACCCTCAGCGTGATCGCTGCATCGAGCTGGGGGCCGTGCTCTTTGATGTGCCCCGCCGTTCCGTGCTGAGCCAGGTGTCGTTGCTGCTCCCCTGCGAGCAAAACCCAGCCCAGGCGGTGAACGGGATTGATCCACGGCTCACGCAGCAGCCTCAGCCCTGGCAACAGGGCTTGCAGTGGTTTGAGGCACTGCTGGCCGCTTCAGATGTGGTGGTGGCCCACAACGCGGCTTTTGATCGCCAATGGTTCGGCATCGCTCCGTTGCCCGCGATCGACAAGCCTTGGCTGTGCTCCATGGAGGACATCCGCTGGCCGGCGGATCGCCACCTGCGCTCGAATCCATCGGTGCGGGATCTGGCGCTTGCTTACAGCGTGCCGGTGTGGGCCGCCCACCGCGCCCTCACCGACTGCATATATCTGGCTCAGGTGTTTGAGCGCTGCAGCGATCTCGAGCCGCTGCTGCAACAGGGCCTGGAGCCGCGGCGGCTCTACCGCGCACGCTTGTCGTATGAGGAGCGCCATAAGGCCCGTGAAGCCGGCTTCCGCTGGAACGAGCCCGTGAGTGGGGCTTGGAGCCGTCGCTTGTCGGAGCGGGAGGCGGCGTTGTTGACCTTCCCGGTGGTGCCTGTGGAGGGTGATCAGCAGCGCCGTTCGGCCTAG
- a CDS encoding Rho termination factor N-terminal domain-containing protein: MPRPSLNISVAPKPQRQLHPLPRGLVELYGLLAVLFVLVPEWMADGALAGLRGGQSGSDLPMTSSAWQRIPELRLAAMNLRELRELAKALRLWGYSSLNREELTASLLRKIQARRGKAL; encoded by the coding sequence ATGCCGCGCCCATCCCTGAACATCAGCGTGGCTCCAAAACCCCAGCGACAGCTCCATCCGCTGCCCCGGGGTCTGGTGGAGCTCTACGGCCTGCTGGCGGTGCTGTTCGTGCTGGTGCCCGAATGGATGGCCGATGGAGCTCTGGCGGGTCTGCGGGGAGGGCAGAGCGGCAGTGACCTGCCCATGACCAGCTCCGCCTGGCAGCGCATCCCGGAACTGCGGCTGGCAGCGATGAATCTGAGGGAGCTGCGGGAGCTCGCCAAGGCTCTGCGCCTGTGGGGTTACAGCAGCCTCAACCGGGAGGAACTCACCGCCTCGCTTCTGCGCAAAATCCAGGCCAGACGCGGGAAGGCGCTGTGA
- a CDS encoding HAD family phosphatase, which yields MVRPAACLFDLDGLLLDTEPLHAEAWQHAASHFGRPLASHELLALRGRRRHDCADQVLQWIGASGAATTPSRDDLLAVRQPIAEALLVRAAPMPGAPDLVEHCAALGIPMALATSSSKAAVDLKASPHPWLAAIRVRVHGDDPHLGQGKPAPDVFLLAAERLGVDAQRCWAFEDSPAGVRAARAAGCRVHVLPPSHLSVEQRRELYPGIECFLASLIEVLEELQ from the coding sequence ATGGTCCGCCCCGCCGCCTGCCTGTTCGATCTCGACGGGCTGCTGCTCGACACAGAACCGCTGCATGCGGAGGCCTGGCAGCACGCTGCTAGCCATTTCGGCAGGCCCCTGGCGTCCCATGAGCTATTGGCCTTGCGGGGCCGCCGCCGCCACGATTGCGCGGATCAGGTGCTGCAGTGGATTGGTGCGAGCGGTGCAGCCACAACCCCCAGCCGAGACGATCTCCTGGCCGTGCGCCAGCCCATCGCCGAGGCGCTACTCGTGCGTGCAGCGCCGATGCCGGGTGCGCCAGATCTGGTGGAGCACTGCGCTGCCCTGGGGATTCCCATGGCGCTGGCAACGAGCAGCTCCAAAGCCGCTGTGGACTTAAAGGCTTCGCCCCACCCCTGGTTGGCCGCCATCAGGGTGCGGGTGCATGGCGATGACCCCCATCTGGGGCAAGGCAAACCAGCGCCGGATGTGTTTCTGCTGGCAGCTGAGCGGCTCGGGGTGGACGCTCAGCGCTGCTGGGCGTTTGAGGATTCACCAGCCGGAGTGCGCGCCGCCAGGGCCGCGGGTTGCCGGGTGCATGTGCTGCCCCCCAGCCACCTGAGCGTTGAACAGCGCCGCGAGCTCTATCCAGGGATTGAGTGCTTCCTGGCCAGCCTGATCGAGGTGCTCGAGGAGCTTCAGTAG
- the msrA gene encoding peptide-methionine (S)-S-oxide reductase MsrA, with product MFGLFQGLGGSKGALIAPDAALPGRTEPIATADRHVVLGTALKAPLSTSQQEALFGCGCFWGAEKGFWRLPGVISTAVGYAGGYTPNPTYEEVCSGRTGHTEVVRVVWDVNAIDFSDLLKLFWECHDPTQGMAQGHDTGTQYRSAIYVNDPELLKVAEASRDRYQELLNANGKAAITTEIATGKPFFFAETYHQQYLARPGSRPYCSARPSGVLLDGFEGSAYKLPASVWSHYDWSIDHCVLRGENAPIGF from the coding sequence GTGTTCGGACTGTTTCAGGGACTGGGTGGATCCAAGGGCGCGTTGATCGCCCCCGATGCCGCGCTGCCCGGCCGCACCGAGCCCATTGCCACGGCCGACCGCCATGTGGTGCTCGGCACCGCCCTGAAAGCACCGCTCAGCACCAGCCAGCAAGAGGCTCTCTTCGGCTGCGGCTGCTTCTGGGGTGCGGAAAAAGGCTTCTGGCGCCTGCCTGGCGTGATCAGCACCGCCGTGGGTTATGCCGGCGGCTACACCCCGAATCCCACCTATGAGGAGGTGTGCTCAGGCCGCACCGGGCACACCGAAGTGGTGCGGGTGGTGTGGGACGTCAACGCCATTGATTTCAGCGACCTGCTCAAGCTGTTCTGGGAATGCCACGACCCCACCCAAGGCATGGCCCAGGGACATGACACCGGCACTCAATACCGCTCAGCGATCTATGTGAACGACCCAGAGCTGCTCAAGGTTGCTGAAGCCTCCCGCGATCGCTACCAGGAACTGCTGAACGCCAACGGCAAGGCAGCGATCACCACCGAGATCGCAACCGGTAAGCCCTTCTTCTTCGCGGAGACCTACCACCAGCAGTATCTGGCGCGTCCCGGCAGCCGCCCCTACTGCTCAGCTCGGCCCAGCGGCGTGCTGCTGGATGGGTTCGAGGGCTCGGCCTACAAGTTGCCCGCATCGGTCTGGAGCCACTACGACTGGTCGATCGATCACTGCGTGCTGCGGGGCGAAAACGCTCCGATTGGCTTCTAA